One stretch of Narcine bancroftii isolate sNarBan1 chromosome 8, sNarBan1.hap1, whole genome shotgun sequence DNA includes these proteins:
- the LOC138741935 gene encoding platelet-activating factor receptor-like, whose translation MNTTESLLWNVTKEPLNMIETTMNSSENYSWVARTVPDACDPWHPVQNFILPLVYLVVLFVGLLGNCVALLIFLQNDRKVKKAIRVYLINLTLADIMFNATLPFWVVYYFKGRDWIFSEAMCRMAGVFYYVATYSAITFMILISINRYCTVRMTKLPLPLNEPTGSLYTCGFVWMFWLACGIPALLEQQTTRWGLNAIRCFEEYSRSTIFVYMSFIFFLVSFLFVLLSYISIMRALTSQGNALQGMHRRLARSMVLGMVIVFLLCVLPYHVSLIPWEMNRANSKDMPGCTQISGVDIVHKLNLALLSMNSCVDPIIYCFSVKRFRRELNKVFRKLVRRLPFQPHTVEASETHIRSNSLTTS comes from the exons ATGAATACAACAGAATCACTATTGTGGAATGTGACTAAGGAGCCCTTAAATATGAT AGAGACAACCATGAACTCCAGTGAAAATTACAGCTGGGTGGCGAGAACAGTTCCTGATGCATGTGACCCCTGGCACCCAGTTCAGAACTTCATTCTCCCACTTGTCTATTTGGTGGTCCTGTTTGTCGGACTCTTGGGCAACTGCGTTGCTCTTCTGATATTCCTTCAGAATGACAGGAAGGTTAAAAAAGCAATCCGAGTGTACCTGATTAATCTCACGCTGGCTGACATCATGTTTAATGCCACTCTTCCATTCTGGGTGGTTTATTACTTTAAAGGTAGAGACTGGATCTTCTCTGAAGCCATGTGCCGGATGGCAGGAGTGTTCTATTATGTGGCGACATACAGTGCCATCACCTTTATGATTCTCATTAGCATTAATAGGTACTGCACAGTACGAATGACAAAGCTGCCGCTTCCTTTAAATGAACCGACTGGATCTCTGTACACCTGTGGATTTGTTTGGATGTTTTGGTTAGCATGTGGCATCCCTGCATTGTTGGAGCAGCAAACAACCAGATGGGGGCTTAATGCCATAAGATGCTTTGAAGAATATTCTAGAAGCACCATTTTTGTGTACATGTCTTTCATTTTCTTCCTCGTCTCCTTCTTGTTTGTTCTGCTGAGCTACATTTCAATTATGAGAGCTCTCACATCCCAGGGGAATGCTCTGCAGGGTATGCACCGAAGATTGGCCAGATCAATGGTGCTGGGAATGGTCATTGTGTTTTTGCTCTGTGTTTTACCCTACCATGTTTCCCTAATCCCCTGGGAGATGAACAGGGCTAACTCCAAAGACATGCCGGGTTGTACCCAAATCAGTGGCGTAGACATTGTGCACAAATTGAATTTAGCTTTGCTGAGCATGAACAGCTGTGTTGATCCAATCATCTACTGCTTCTCTGTGAAGAGATTTCGCAGAGAGTTGAACAAGGTATTCAGAAAACTGGTGCGCCGTTTGCCATTTCAGCCGCACACGGTCGAGGCTTCAGAAACTCACATCAGGTCAAATTCACTCACTACCTCGTAA